The genomic segment GATCGGGGGCATCCTCGTTGCCCCCAGGGGCAGTCCGGCCGATCGGCGCGGACGCTCCCCGGCGGCCCGCGCACGCCCGCCCGGCGGCGGCGGCCCCCGTGCCCGCGCACGGTGCCCTTTCGGGCAGTGAGACCGTGCACCTTCTCCTCCTGACCGGGCTTCCGCTCTCCCGGTAGCGTCCTGACGTGAGCCTTTGGACTTCCCTCGAACCCGCCTCCACGACTGTGGACCCGGGGAGCAGTACGACGGTGCGACTGCGTCTGCGCAACACCGGTGACGTGGTGGACGAGTACCGCTTCGAGCCGGTGGGCGAGGTGGCTCCGTGGACGACCGTGGAGCCGCAGACGCTGCGGCTGTATCCGGGGACGACGGGGTCGGTGGAGCTGACGTTCGCGCCGCCGCGCACCCCGGACGCGACGGCGGGGCCGAACGCGTATGCGGTGCGGATCATGCCGACGGAGCATCCGGAGGCGGCGACCGTTCCCGAGGGAAACCTGACGATCACCCCGTTCACGGAGGTGCGGGCGGAGCTGGTGCCGCCGACGGTGAAGGGGCGGTTCCGGGGGCGGCCCAAGCTCGCCGTGGACAACCTGGGCAACACGAAGGTGACCGCGTCGGTCAGCGGCAGCGACAACGGTGACCAGCTGTCGTACGACATCCATCCGAGCAATGTGCAGATCGAGCCGGGGCGCGCGGCGTTCGTGAAGGCCACGCTGAAGCCGCGCCAGATCATCTGGTTCGGGTCCAAGGAGGAGCGGCCGTACGCCTTCGCGGTGAAGCGGTCGGGGGTGACACCGCTCGACGTCGAGGGCACCTACGTACAGCGCAGCTTCCTGCCGGGCTGGCTCGCCACCTGCATGGGGATCTTCCTGGCGCTGGCGATCACCTTCCTGACGCTGTGGCTCGCCTACCAGCCCAAGGTGATCAGCGCCGCCACAGAGCTCCAGGAGACCGCCGTCAGCACGGTGCCGCCGCCCAGCCCCTCGGCGCCGGTGTCGACCCCTCCGCCGCCCACGCCCTCCGCGCCTCCCGCGTCCTCGGCACCTCCGCAGGTGACGGAGACGGAGAGCGACAGCGGGAGCGCGAGCGGCGGCGACGGTGGTGGCGGCTCCGGCGGTGGCTCCGAGGAGAAGAAGAAGGCCGCGCCCACGGCCGCGACCGCCGTGCGGCAGCTGGCCGCCGCGGACCCGGGCGGCCGGCACATCTGCTACCGCGCCTTCGTGACGGGCAAGGGCTGGACGGCCCCCGAATGCGACGGCGACACGGCCGGCACGGTGGGCCAGGGCAGGTCGCTCAAGGCCCTCAACATCGCGGTGTCCGGCGTCAACGGCACGGCGAGTGCCGCGTTCGTCCACAACCCCGACTCCACCAACGGCCAGGGCCACTACAACGGGAAGCCCTGGTCGAACGCGAAGGACGGCTTCGACAACTACTTCGGCAGCTCCAAGGCGGGCGCCCCGGACATGCTGGGCTTCACCATCAACGTCGACAACGGCGGCCGGGGGGTCTGTCAGTCGGTCCACCAGAAGGACCGGGGCTGGCAGAACCTGGCCTGCGACAAGCCGGGCGAGGGAGAGCACTACATCTTCGGCGGCACCCTCGACAACGGCATCTGGCTCGAAGCCGTCAAGTTCACCGTGTGACAAGGCCGTTGGGGCAAGGCCGTTGGGACGGCTTCGGTGGCCGCCGGGGCAGCCGGGCCTGCCCCGGCGGCTCCTGACCTGAGGACGACCGCCGCGTAGCGTCCCTCTGTGAGCCTTTGGACTTCTCTCGAACCCGCCTCCGCGACCGTGGACCCGGGGAGCAGTACGACGGTGCGGCTGCGTCTGCGCAATACCGGTGACGTGGTGGACGAGTACCGCTTCGAGCCGGTGGGTGAGGTGGCTCCGTGGACGACCGTGGAGCCGCAGACGCTCCGGTTGTATCCGGGGACGACGGGGTCGGTGGAGCTGACGTTCGCGCCGCCGCGCACCCCGGACGCGACGGCGGGGCCGAACGCGTATGCGGTGCGGATCATGCCGACGGAGCATCCGGAGGCGACGACGGTTCCCGAGGGGAATCTGACGATCACTCCGTTCACGGAGGTGCGGGCGGAGCTGGTGCCGCCGACGGTGAAGGGGCGGTTCCGCGGGCGGCCCAAGCTCGCCGTGGACAACCTGGGCAACACGAAGGTGACCGCGTCGGTCAGTGGCAGCGACAACGGCGATCAGCTGTCGTACGACATCCACCCGAGCAATGTGCAGATCGAGCCCGGTCGGGCCGCGTTCGTGAAGGCCACATTGAAGCCGCGCCAGATCAGCTGGTTCGGGTCCAAGGAGGAGCGGCCCTACACCCTGGCGGTGAAGCGGTCGGGCGTGATGCCGGTCGACGTCGAGGGCACCTATGTCCAGCGCAGCTTCCTGCCGGGCTGGCTCGCCACCTGCATGGGGATCTTCCTGGCGCTGGCGATCACCTTCCTGACGCTGTGGCTCGCCTACCAGCCCAAGGTGATCAGTGCGGCCACGGAACTCCGGGAGGCCGCTGTCAGCACGCTGCCGCCCTCGGCCTCGCCGCAACCGCTGGAGTCCGCGCAGCCGGAGCCGACGCCGGAGCCGGAGGAAGCCCCCCCGTCCGAGAAGGCGGACGACGACGACGGCGGTGGCGGCAGCGGTGGCGGTGGCGCGCCCGCCGAGCCGACCGAGCCGGCCGAGGAGAAGGCCGAGAGCGTGCTGCCCGCCCGCAACATCCTCCTGCGCAACCTCGCCACCAAGCTGTGCGCCGACGTCCCCGGCGAGGGCAACGGGCGGAGAGACGGCCGGGTCCAGCAGTTCACCTGCGACGACAGCACGGCGGACAACCAGCTCTGGCACCTGGAGGTGAAGGCCGAGAAGAAGGCGCCCGACGGCAGTGATCTCTTCCAGATCCGCAACGCCAAGGACCAGCTCTGCATGGACCTGCCGAACTACGGAGAGAACCCGATCCACACGAAGATCACGGAGTTCACCTGTGACGGCACGACCAGCGACAACCAGTTGTGGTGGCTCGACCCGCAGCAGAGCGGCGGCTACTGGATCCGCAACTTCGCGAGCAAGAACAGGTGCCTCGAAATCGCGGGCAACGAAGACACACGGAACGAGGTGACCTTGATGCTCTTCCACTGCACCGTCACCGACGACCAGGAATGGCAGATCGTTCCTGGCGCGGGGGCCTGACCATGAGCCTTTGGACTTCCCTCGAACCCGCCTCCACGACCGTGGACCCGGGGGCCGGCACGACCGTACGGCTGCGGCTGCGCAACACCGGTGACGTCGTCGACGAGTACCGCTTCGAGCCCGTAGGCGATGTCGCGCCGTGGACCACCGTGGAGCCGCAGACCTTACGGCTCTACCCGGGGACCACGGGGACGGTGGAACTGACGTTCTCGCCGCCGCGCACCCCCGACGCGACGGCGGGCCCGCACCCGTACGCCGTACGGATCACGCCGACCCAGCACCCGGAGGCGACGACCGTCCCCGAGGGGAACCTGACGATCACCCCGTTCACCGAGGTGCGGGCGGAACTCGTCCCGCCGACGGTGAAGGGGCGGTTCCGGGGGCGGCCCAAGCTCGCCATCGACAACCTCGGCAACACGAAGGTCACCGCCGCCGTCAGCGGCAGCGACAACGGCGACCAGCTGTCGTACGACATCCATCCGGGCAACGTGCAGATCGAGCCCGGTCGGGCCGCGTTCGTGAAGGCCACGCTGAAGCCGAGACAGGTCATCTGGTTCGGCTCCAAGGAGGAGAGACCCT from the Streptomyces sp. NBC_00310 genome contains:
- a CDS encoding RICIN domain-containing protein, whose translation is MSLWTSLEPASATVDPGSSTTVRLRLRNTGDVVDEYRFEPVGEVAPWTTVEPQTLRLYPGTTGSVELTFAPPRTPDATAGPNAYAVRIMPTEHPEATTVPEGNLTITPFTEVRAELVPPTVKGRFRGRPKLAVDNLGNTKVTASVSGSDNGDQLSYDIHPSNVQIEPGRAAFVKATLKPRQISWFGSKEERPYTLAVKRSGVMPVDVEGTYVQRSFLPGWLATCMGIFLALAITFLTLWLAYQPKVISAATELREAAVSTLPPSASPQPLESAQPEPTPEPEEAPPSEKADDDDGGGGSGGGGAPAEPTEPAEEKAESVLPARNILLRNLATKLCADVPGEGNGRRDGRVQQFTCDDSTADNQLWHLEVKAEKKAPDGSDLFQIRNAKDQLCMDLPNYGENPIHTKITEFTCDGTTSDNQLWWLDPQQSGGYWIRNFASKNRCLEIAGNEDTRNEVTLMLFHCTVTDDQEWQIVPGAGA
- a CDS encoding hydrolase, with the translated sequence MSLWTSLEPASTTVDPGSSTTVRLRLRNTGDVVDEYRFEPVGEVAPWTTVEPQTLRLYPGTTGSVELTFAPPRTPDATAGPNAYAVRIMPTEHPEAATVPEGNLTITPFTEVRAELVPPTVKGRFRGRPKLAVDNLGNTKVTASVSGSDNGDQLSYDIHPSNVQIEPGRAAFVKATLKPRQIIWFGSKEERPYAFAVKRSGVTPLDVEGTYVQRSFLPGWLATCMGIFLALAITFLTLWLAYQPKVISAATELQETAVSTVPPPSPSAPVSTPPPPTPSAPPASSAPPQVTETESDSGSASGGDGGGGSGGGSEEKKKAAPTAATAVRQLAAADPGGRHICYRAFVTGKGWTAPECDGDTAGTVGQGRSLKALNIAVSGVNGTASAAFVHNPDSTNGQGHYNGKPWSNAKDGFDNYFGSSKAGAPDMLGFTINVDNGGRGVCQSVHQKDRGWQNLACDKPGEGEHYIFGGTLDNGIWLEAVKFTV